A single region of the Arcobacter sp. F155 genome encodes:
- a CDS encoding ABC transporter substrate-binding protein has protein sequence MKLLNTFNLCFILLVSAIFSVKSLAQENSIKVPVDAWPPFRIISEDNKYRGIDFDFLSLLSKELDIKIDYKRYPWSRSLANMKAGTVDLISGVAKTKEREEYIYYSKKPYYKCSTVFYVLNEAGNSIKSYSDLKNYQIGYVTNSAYFKKFDEDKTLNKKVVSSELELVRMLAFNRVDVIIGTDCQADYDISRLGFNHIISKAEYKPGNEVNLYIGISKKSNLIKQVDKIDKAIEKLLEDKKVEEISKKYFQ, from the coding sequence ATGAAACTATTAAATACTTTTAACTTATGTTTTATACTTTTAGTCTCAGCTATTTTTTCAGTAAAAAGTTTAGCCCAAGAAAATAGTATAAAAGTACCTGTAGATGCTTGGCCTCCTTTTAGAATAATCTCAGAAGATAATAAATACCGTGGAATTGATTTTGACTTTTTATCTTTACTATCAAAAGAGTTAGATATAAAAATCGATTATAAAAGATATCCATGGAGTAGAAGTTTAGCTAATATGAAAGCAGGAACTGTTGATTTGATTTCAGGTGTAGCTAAAACTAAAGAGAGAGAAGAGTATATTTACTACTCAAAAAAACCCTATTATAAATGCTCAACTGTTTTTTATGTACTTAATGAAGCTGGAAATAGTATAAAAAGCTATAGCGATTTAAAAAATTATCAAATAGGATATGTAACCAACTCTGCATATTTTAAAAAGTTTGATGAAGATAAAACTTTAAATAAGAAAGTGGTTTCTTCGGAACTTGAACTAGTTAGAATGTTAGCATTTAATAGAGTTGATGTGATAATTGGAACAGATTGTCAAGCTGATTATGATATTAGTAGATTAGGTTTTAATCATATTATTTCAAAAGCAGAATATAAACCTGGTAATGAAGTTAATCTTTATATAGGAATATCAAAAAAATCAAATTTGATAAAACAAGTAGATAAAATAGATAAAGCTATTGAAAAGTTATTAGAAGATAAAAAGGTAGAGGAAATATCAAAAAAATATTTCCAATAA
- a CDS encoding rhomboid family intramembrane serine protease translates to MFRTRSNFTLTNITIAITIFMYLVQTNISYGGLYLGLNMYFVESNFYWQPLTTMFAHGGLGHLAMNMFVLYQFGNAIEMYRGKKEFVIAYFIAGLATSILSFLYIYYLDNFVNLVGASGAICALMGYIAYIDRFQRKAIVTWVLIISVAPVLIGLPIAWYAHFIGLGIGFLIGAIRK, encoded by the coding sequence ATGTTCAGAACTAGATCTAATTTCACACTTACTAATATCACAATTGCAATAACAATTTTTATGTACCTAGTACAAACAAATATAAGCTATGGAGGTTTATATTTAGGTCTTAATATGTATTTTGTTGAAAGCAACTTTTATTGGCAACCTCTTACAACTATGTTTGCCCATGGAGGACTTGGTCACTTAGCTATGAATATGTTTGTTTTATATCAATTTGGAAATGCTATTGAAATGTATAGAGGGAAAAAAGAGTTTGTCATAGCATATTTTATAGCAGGACTTGCAACTTCTATTCTTAGCTTTTTATATATTTACTATTTAGATAATTTTGTAAACTTAGTTGGAGCATCTGGTGCTATTTGTGCACTTATGGGATATATAGCTTATATAGATAGATTTCAAAGAAAAGCAATAGTTACTTGGGTTTTAATTATCTCAGTAGCGCCTGTACTTATTGGTCTTCCAATTGCTTGGTATGCTCACTTTATTGGACTTGGAATTGGGTTTTTAATAGGAGCTATTAGGAAATAG
- a CDS encoding HD domain-containing phosphohydrolase, with product MNFEDLQIISIDDNENNLFLIEAICEEMKLNVKSFSEPLEALMHVLQNRVDLIVIDYMMPNLDGIEFIKEFRRKNKKVPIVMVTAAGDDETVHKEAFEAGVNDFLSKPVNSVLFKARVTNLLTNYQNTLLIEDRAKLLEEEVKKATENLIDREHETLYILGKTAEYKDPETASHVARVAHYSKLIAKACGLDEKEQEIIFYAAPFHDLGKIGIEDKILLKPGKLDNEEFDTMKCHAQIGYEILKDSQSEFLRAGAIIAISHHEKYDGSGYPKGLKADEIHIYGRIVAVVDVFDALTSHRPYKKAWSFDDALNLLKEESGKHFDPNIVNLFIENIEEIKEIYNSFGE from the coding sequence ATGAATTTTGAAGATTTACAGATTATATCCATAGATGACAATGAAAATAACCTATTTTTAATTGAAGCTATTTGTGAAGAGATGAAGTTAAATGTAAAAAGTTTTTCAGAACCACTTGAAGCTTTAATGCATGTACTTCAAAATAGAGTTGATTTAATTGTAATTGACTATATGATGCCAAACCTTGATGGAATCGAATTTATAAAAGAGTTTAGAAGAAAAAACAAAAAAGTTCCTATTGTTATGGTAACTGCTGCAGGGGATGATGAGACAGTTCATAAAGAAGCCTTTGAAGCAGGAGTAAATGACTTTTTAAGTAAACCTGTAAACTCTGTTTTATTTAAAGCAAGAGTTACAAACCTTTTAACTAACTATCAAAATACTTTATTAATAGAAGATAGAGCCAAACTTTTAGAAGAAGAAGTAAAAAAAGCTACAGAAAACCTTATAGATAGAGAACATGAAACCCTATATATCTTAGGAAAAACAGCAGAATATAAAGACCCAGAAACAGCATCACATGTTGCTAGAGTTGCCCACTACTCAAAACTTATAGCAAAAGCCTGTGGCTTAGATGAAAAAGAGCAAGAAATCATTTTTTATGCAGCTCCATTTCATGACCTTGGAAAAATTGGAATTGAAGATAAGATTCTTTTAAAACCAGGAAAACTAGATAATGAAGAGTTTGATACTATGAAATGTCATGCTCAAATTGGTTATGAAATATTAAAAGACTCACAAAGTGAATTCTTAAGAGCAGGAGCTATTATCGCAATAAGTCACCATGAAAAGTATGATGGAAGTGGCTATCCAAAAGGTTTAAAAGCTGATGAAATTCATATTTATGGAAGAATTGTAGCTGTTGTTGATGTATTTGATGCTTTAACTTCTCATAGACCCTACAAAAAAGCTTGGTCATTTGATGATGCTTTAAATCTTTTAAAAGAAGAGAGTGGAAAACACTTTGACCCTAATATTGTAAATCTATTTATTGAAAATATAGAAGAAATAAAAGAAATATATAACTCATTTGGAGAATAA